From Triticum aestivum cultivar Chinese Spring chromosome 7B, IWGSC CS RefSeq v2.1, whole genome shotgun sequence:
GGCCACCTTTTGTGTCCGcctcgacccaaacggacggcggcggacgaaatgggttgccccattggagttgctctaagtactccctccgtccggaaatagtcATCATCAAAATGGATATAAGGgggtgtatctagatgtattttagttctaaatacatctttttttatccattttgaagacaaatattttcggacggagggagtagtttgttcCACTTCTTATTGTTTATAAAACCAACAGGAAGTATCTGATCCATGATTTTGAGTTTTGCGATGGCATGACGATGTTTTGCAGGGAGACAACCCAGCTTGGAGCTCTCTTTTACCCTGATTGATAAAAATTATGAGAAAAGAGGGTAGTTGCTACTTGCTTCTTGATCTCGATGTTAAGCCCTAGCatctaaagaaaaaaaaacttcagcctagcaaaacagaaaaaaaatgtttGGAGAAGTGGGGTACCGATCCCCATCCCTCTCGCATGCTAAGCGAGCGCTCTACCATCTGAGCTACATCCCCAAGTGTTATACTTTTCAAAACATGCTCACATATATACACCGTCTAGAGACCTATTTCTGTGGAAAGAAAAAATATTCTTCTGCTTCCCGTCATTCCGTGATATGTTCAGTCCAGTTTCTGAAACTGAATCCTGTTTGGTTCATTCGATAAGGAACGATGCCAGGCTCTCCTCTTGGCATCAACTGAAGATGCCAATGTCTATCTATCAGCATGAACAAGTTAGCTTTCTGTAGAAATAATATGGCTGAGTGAATAGCCTCCATTCTACAACTACAGAAGAAGTAAACCAAGTCGCCGATCAAACTGACGACCAAAGAGGGGATCGAGAGCGTGCATTGGATGCAGACAAGTCTGGTAAAATACGTTCGTACTCGGTCGGTACTGCTGTATGATAGGTACCCTGGGTATCTTCCTGTGGATCTTGTGAATGTTACACAGCAGAGGTGCTGAACTGactaattttggaattttttaaaGTTCTTTTATTAGTTGTCAGGTCTCAGGTTTACTTCTGCAGATGTGACTCGTGAGATATTTGGTCCTGAAATCTTGCATTTATGTATAATATTTGGTCCTGAAATCTCGCGCTAGGCCGGTGACTTGAGAATTCCACACCGGCTGCGGTCTCTCTTTAACGCGTCTGGTATATGCAATTCCAGTTAATTTTGACTGATCTACATATGAACTAACGTGCATAACATAAAAGGAATTTGCTGGTTGACACTGGTCTGGATAACCAATACATACTGATCTGCAAAATAAGGATCCACGAATGTGCAATGGAGTATCCACTGCATGTTTGTTAAACTTGGGACTTCCCTGTGAATGTCGATGGTTGCTCGTGCTAGGCACGCCGCTTCTGAATTTCAGACTGGCCACGCTCTCTTTTGAACGCGTCGGATATATGCAATGTCAGGCAATTTTGACTGAAGTAATTTGCCTGCTGACATTGGTCTGGATCAGTACATACTGACAAAGATAAAGGATGCAGTTTCAGTGCAGATACGCGTGCAAAGCTAGCCTCGCAGAGGTAAACAAaccacacttcttaacattgactGGAGTAACAAATTTCAGATGGAATTATTACAAAAACAAAAATGGCCAGAAGTCCAGAACCTACCAAAATGCAATGCATATAGCCTAGCAATCTTGCACGCAATTAAGCCGCGGTGACCTGGATCAACCGGCGAGGTGCTTCTTCTTGGCCTCGGCCTCGTCGGTGGCCTCCACCTGCGCCTTGGCCGCGCGCAGGTCCgcctgcgccgcctcctcctcgctcCCCGCCATCGCCTGCTGCACCGAGCCGACCACGCTGGCCTTGGCGTGCTGCAGCCCCTCCTGCACGGACACGCCCAACGACGCCGCGCCCCTGTAaatctgcgccgccgccgccgttgtctcGCGCTCCTTCCTCCCGTCGGCCTCCATCTGTCACTcgtgagaagagagagaaggaagAGGACAAGAGAAGAAGCGTGTGCGTACACTACACTAAATTGACCAGATCGGGACATTCGCCGGTGACGTGCTGTCCCGGTAGCAGCATCTAGACGGGCCACGTGGCTTGGGAATATGCTCTGCTGGCGCTCTCTGGGGCCTCCACGTTGCCGCCTTGCCGGCCGACGCACGCCTCTGCTTTAGGGCCAGTTTTTTTTGTCAATTCTTTCCGAATTTACCCTTCCAAAATTGTCACTTCATTTTTTTACAATTCCTAGttagttaaggtctaattagttAGGAATTGTAAATAAAATTTGAGTGGCAATTCTAGAAGAAGCTAGGAAGGGGGTCAATTCTGGgattgcccaaaagaactggcccttgggGCGAAGCAAAGGAGGGGCGCCGCTGCATCGAAAATGCTGTGCGTCGAAAGGCTGCTGAGGACTGTCGGCGTCGGCCGCACGAACGAGATGTCATGCACCGCCGTATGTCGTCTCGACGCTACGCAGGTGAGCACACATTCCTGCTCTCGTGTCCATCTTCCGAGCCGGTCGATATCTTGTCACTTCACTCACGTGTTTGTTCTCCCCGCTACCTGGCACCTCTGCCGGGGGCTTCCTTCTCGTCCTATAGATGTCTGGGTGATGGAGGACAATGTGGCGAAAATATGAGACCTGAAGTACTGCATTGACGTGTCATCAATACAGGCATCACCGCCACTTAGACTTAGTTAAGATTCCTCAAGaaggaaaataaaaggcaaaagaagaTGGGAACCCATGTTGCTCCAACCACGACATTTCTCAGTGGGATTGCTATGGTCAGCGAGTGTGAGTTGCTGGCCAGGTTTCATAAACACCTCTCGTCTTGCAACACTGATGGCCAGTGGTTGGGAATGACAAACATTAAGGGATAACATTATGTTGAGCTTACCCCGCATCGCTTCAAACACAACATTTACCAATGCCTTCAAGCGAGATGCAAGAAGATAGGAACTATGCGAGTCATCACATGTGGACCTTGCTGCGGAGAATAAATGATTCATCTAATATGCCTGATTGGTGATTTCAAGGAAACTATGTGGCAGTCCGAACATCTCTCTGCCTCAAAAAGATGgaagaagaatatggagaattTTTGCACGGTTCTTGTTGACTGTAACATGTTTGATCTGGGATTCAGAGGGCCGGTGTGGAATTACAACAACAAACAGGAGGGGAGAAAAAAATGTTCTGGCCCTCTCCGGATTGGACTGATCACTTCAGGAACGCCTTGGTGCTTATCCCAAAAGGAGAAGACCCTCAATCCCTGAAAGATTACCAGTCGATTAATTTGCACAATGTCATCTACAAATTTGTGTCGAGGTGCCCAGTAAATCGGTTACGACCTATCTTGGATGAAATCATATCAGAGACCCAGAGTGCGTTCATTCCAGACGGACTGATTACAAATAACGCGACCATTGCTTTTGAGTGCTTTCATAAGATCCGACATAGCAGAAATCCCCGAGATACCAATTCTGCGTACAAGTCGGATCTGGCCAAAGCCTAAGACAGGGTGGATTGGGGTTTTCTGGAAGGCGTGCTGTGTAAGAGTGGTTTCTGTATCAAATAGAAAAATTAGGTGACGCAGTGTGTCCAATTGGTGAGATACTCAGTTAGACACAATGACGAATTATTGGAACCGTTCGACCCCTTCAGAGGACTTCGGCAAGGGGATCCACTCAGCCCTAACCTTTTTCAGTTTGTGGGCCAAAGGGTTGGTAAACCTCATAAATCATGAGATCTCAGCCGGTAGGGTGAATCCCATCAAGATTGCTCGCAACAGTCCAGAAGTCTCTAATCTTCTATCCGCTGATGACAACTTAATCTTCTTCAAGGCTTCCATAGACCAGGCCGGGAACAATCAAGAAGGCAGTGGACACTTTCCAGAAATGCACGGGACAATAGCTAAGTGCAAGCAAGTGCTCGATCCTCTTTAGCGAACAATGCCCAACCGAAACAAGAGAGGGAATCAAGACTATTCTTGGGATACAGTCGGATGTTTTCAGGAGCAAGTACTTAGGATTGCCCACACCTGAAGGGAGGATGAAGGATGAACACTTCCAACCCATCATGGATAGGTTTGGAAAACTCTGTAACGACTGGTCTAAGAGGTTCATGTCTTATGCGCCTAAGGAAGTTCATGTCAAATCAGTAGTCCAAGCCCTCCCAACCTTCACGGTGAGTGTTTTTATGCTCTTGAAAGGATTTATGCGAGAAGTACGAGAGAAGGATTAGAGACTTCTGGTGGGGGATAAGGAAGGACCTAGAAGGgtacatgatacgtccattttgcatgacgttttcctactattatttataatattttgGTCATTATTTAACTTTAATATACAAttctaattgttggggaacgtagtaatttcaaaaaatttcctacgcacacgcaagatcatggtgatggtatagcaacgagaggggagagtgttgtccatgtaccctcgtagaccgtaagcggaagcgttatgacaacgcggttgatgtagtcgtacgtcttcatgatccaaccgatccaagcaccgaacgtacggcacctccgtgttcagcacacgttcagctcgatgacgttccccgagctccaatccagcaaagcgtcggggatgagttccgtcagcacgacggcgtggtgacgatgatgatgttcttccggcgcagggcttcgcctaaactccgcgacaatatgaccgaggtggaatatgatggagggggcaccgcacacggctaaggaacgatccgtagatcaacttgtgtgtcatggggtgcccccctgcccccgtatataaaggagcaagggggggaggaggccggccctaggagggggcgcgccaagtgtggagtcctactaggactccctagtcccagtaggattccacctcccttgttggagtaggagaaggggaaagagggggagaggaagaaggaaaggggggctgcgccccttgtccaattcggaccagagggggggcgcaggcctccttccttttggcctctctcctctattcccgtatggcccaatagggcccatatactccccggcgaattcccgtaactctccggtactccgaaaaatacccgaatcactcggaacctttccgaactccgaatatagtcgtccaatatatcgatctttacgtctcgaccatttcaagactcctcgtcatgcccccgatctcatccgggactccgaactccttcggtacatcaaaactcataaactcataatataactgtcatcgaaaccttaagcgtgcggaccctacgggttcgagaacaatgtagacatgaccgaaacacgtttccgatcaataaccaatagcggaacctggttgctcatattgactaccacatattcttcgaagatctttatcggtcaaaccgcataacaacatacattgttccctttgtcatcggtatgttacttgcccgagattcgatcgtcggtatccaatacctagttcaatctcgttactggcaagtctctttactcgttacttaatgcatcattccgtaactaactcattagctacattgcttgcaaggcttatagtgatgtgcattaccgagagggcccagagatacctctccgacaatcggagtgacaaaacctaatctcgaaatacgccaactcaacatgtacctttggagacacctgtagtactcctttataatcacccagttacgttatgatgtttggtaacacccaaagtgttcctccgataaacgggagttgcataatctcatagttacattaacatgtataagtcatgaagaaagcaacagcaacatactaaacgatcaagtgctaagctaacggaatgggtcaagtcaatcacatcattctcttaatgatgtgatcctgttaatcaaatgacaactcttttgtctatggttgggaaacataaccatctttgataaacgagctagtcaagtagaggcatactagtgacactatgtttgtctatgtattcacacatgtattatgtttccggttaatacaattctagcatgaataataaacatttatcatgatataaggaaataaataataactttattattgcctctagggcatatttccttcagtctcccacttgcactagagtcaataatctagttcacatcatcatgtgatttaacatcaatattcacatctgtatgtgattaatacccatagttcacatcgtcatgtgataaacacccaaagggtttactagagtcaataatctagttcacatcgctatgtgattaacacccaaagagtactaaggtatgatcatgttttgctcgtgagagaagtttagtcaacgggtctgtcatattatagagtcgtatgtattttgcaaatattctatgtctacaatgctttgcacggagctactctagctaattgctcccactttccatatgtatccagattgagacttagagtcatctggatcggtgtaaaagcttgcatcgatgtaactctttacgacgaactcttttatcacctccataatcgagaaacatatccttattctactaaggataattttgaccaatgtccagtgatctacttctagatcactattgtactcccttgccaaaccagggcagagtatacaataggtttggtccatagcatggcatacttttatagaacctatgactgatgcatagggaatgactttcattctcttcctaatttctgtcgtggtcgggtcttgagtcttactcaatttcacacctttgcaacacaggcaagaactctttctttgactgttccattttgaactatttcaaaatcttgacaaggtatgtacttattgaaaaaacttatcaagcgtcttgatctatctcaatagatcttgatgctcaatatgtaagcagcttcaccgaggtctttcattaaaaaaccttttattcaagtatccttttatgctatccagaaattctatatcatttccaatcaacaatatgtcttgcacatataatatcagaaatgctacagagctcccactcactttcttgtaaatacaggcctttccaaaagtctgtataaaaccatatgctttgatcaactcatcaaagggtatattccaactccgagatgcttgcactagtccattgatggatcgttggagcttgcacattttgttagtacctttaggattaacaaaaccttctggttgcatcatatacaactcttctttaataaatccattaaagaatgtaagtttttgacatccatttgccagatttcataacatgtgacaattgctaacatgattcggacagacttaagcatcgctacagttgaggaaatctcattgtagtcaacaccttgaacttgtcgaaaacctttttgtgacaagtcgagctttgtagatagtaacactactatcagtgtccgtcttcctcttgaagatccatttatttaacatggcttgctgatcatcgagcaagtcaatcaaagtccatactttgttctcatacatggatcctatctcagatttcatggcctcaagccatttcgcggaatctgggctcatcatcgcttcctcatagttcgtaggttcatcatggtctagtaacatgacttctagaacgggattactgtaccactttggtgcggatcttattctggaagacctacgaggttcggtagtaacttgatctgaagcttcatgatcatcatcattaacttcctcactaatcggtgtaggcatcactggaactgatctctgtgatgaactactttccaatttgggagaaggtacaattaccttatcaagttctactttcctcccactcacttctttcgagagaaactccttctctagaaaggatccatcttagcaacaaatcttgctttcggatctgtgatagaaggtgtacccaatagttacctttgggtattctatgaagacgcacttctccgatttgggtttgagcttatcaggtgaaaactttttcacataagcatcgcagccccaaactttaagaaatgacaactttggtttctcgccaaaccacagttcataaggcgtcgtctcaacggattttgatggtgccctttttaaagtgaatgcaactgtctctaatgcataatcccaaaacgatagtggtaaattggtaagatacatcaaaGATCGCACTATATCcgataaagtactgttatgacgttcggacacaccattaagctgtggtgttccaggtggcatgagtttgtgaaactattccacattgttttaattgaagaccaaactcataactcaaatatttgtctctgcgatcaaactgcagaaactttattttcttgttacgatcattctccacttcactctgaaattctttgaactttccaaatgtttcatacttgtgcttcattaagtagatatactcatatctactcaattcatcttgtgaaggtcagaaaataacgatactcgccacgagcatcaacactcattggaccgtatacatcggtatgtattatttccatcaagtcagtagctcgttccattgttccggagaacggagttttagtcatcttgcccaaaaggcacggttcgcaagcatcaaatgattcataaccaagagattccaaaaatccatctttatggagtttcttcatgcgctttacatcgatatgacccaaacggcagtgccacaaataagttgcactatcattatcaactttgcatcttttggcatcaatattatgaatatgtgtattactacgatcgagatccaacaaactattttcattgggtgtatgaccatagaaggttttattcatgtaaatagaacaacaattattctttgactttaaatgaataattgtatcgcaataaacatgatcaaatcatattcatgctcaacgcaaacgccaaataacatttatttaggtttaacactaatcctgaaagtatagggagtgtgcgatgatgatcatatcaatcttggaaccacttccaacacacatcgtcacttcaccctcaactagtctctgtttattctgtaactcctgtttcgagttactaatatttagcaaccgaacaagtatcaaatactcaggggctactataaacactagtaaggtacacatcaataacctgtatatcaaatatacccttgttcactttgccatccttcttatccaccaaatattcagggcatttccgcttctagtgaccatttcctttgcagtataatcactcagtttcaggctttggtccagctttgggcttcttcgcgggactgacaacttgcttgtcattctacttgaagttccctttctttccctttgaccttttcttgaaactagtgatcttgtcaatcatcaacacttgatgctctttcttgatttctaccttcgtcgatttcaacatcacgaagagctcgggaatcattttcgtcatcccttgcatactgtagttcatcacaaagttctactaacttggtgatggtgactagagaactctatcaatcactatcttatctggaagattaactcccacttgattcaagcgattgtagtacccagacaatctgagaacatgctcactagttgagagattctcctccatcttttagctatagaacttgttggagacttcatatctctcaactcgggtatttgctggaaatattaacttcaattcctggaacatcttatatggtccatgacgttcaaaacgtctttgaagtcccgattctaagtcgttaagcatggtgcactaaactgtcaagtagtcatcatattgagctagccaaacgttcataacatctgcatctgctcctgcaataggtctgtcacctagtggtgcattaaggacataattcttctgtgcagcaatgaggataaacctcagatcacggatccaatccgcatcattgctaccaacatctttcaacacaattttctctaggaacatatcaaaataaacatatgaaagcaacaatgcaagctattgatctacaacataatttgcaaaatactaccaggactaagttcatgataaattaaagttcaattaatcatattacttaagaactcccacttagatagacatccctctaatcttctaagtgattacgtgatccatatcaactacaccatgtccgatcgtcacgtgagatggagtagtttcaacagtgaacatcaatatgttgatcatatctactatatgattcacgctcgacttttcggtctccgtgttctgaggccatatctgttatatgctacgctcgtcaagtttaacctgagtattccgcgtgtgcaactgttttgcacccgttgtatttgaacgtagagcctatcacacccgatcatcacgtggtgtcttagcacgaagaactttcgcaacggtgcatactcagggagaacacttcttgataatttagtgagagatcatcttaaaatgctaccgtcaaactaagcaaaataagatgtataaaagataaacatcacatgcaatcaatataagtgatatgatatggccatcatcatcttgtgcttgtgatctccatctccaaagtactgtcatgatctctatcgttaccggcacgacaccatgatcttcatcatcttgatctatatcaatgtgtcgtcacatggtcgtctcgccaactattgctcttgcaactattgctatcgtatagcgataaagtaaagaaattatttggcacttgcatcttatgtaacaaagagacaaccatagggcttctgccagttgccgataacttcaacaaaacatgatcatctcatacaacaacttatatctcatcacgtcttgaccatatcacatcacaacatgccctgcaaaaacaagttagacgtcctctactttgttgttgcaaattttacatggctgctacgggctgagcaagaaccgttcttacctatgcatcaaaaccacaatgatagttcgtcaagttagtgctgttttaaccttctcaaggaccgggcgtagccacactcggttcaactaaagttggagaaacagacacccgctagtcacctgtgtgcgaagcacggcggtaaaaccagtctcgcgtaagagtacgcgtaatgtcggtccgggccgcttcatccaacaataccgctgaaccaaagtatgacatgctcgtaagcagtatgacttgtatcgcccacaactcacatgtgttctactcgtgcaaataacatcaacgcataaaacctaggctcggatgccactgttggggaacatagtaatttcaaaaaaattcctacgcacacgcaagatcatggtgatggtatagcaacgagaggggagagtgttgtccacgtaccctcatagaccgtaagcggaagcgttatgacaacgcggttgatgtagtcgtacgtcttcaccatccgaccgatccaagcaccgaacgtacggcacctccgtgttcagcacacgttcaactcgatgacgttccccgagctccaatccagcaaagcgtcggggatgagttccgtcagcacgacggcatggtgacgatgatgatgttcttctggcgcagggcttcgcctaaactccgcgacgatatgaccgaggtggaatatggtggaggggggcaccgcacacggctaaggaacgatccgtagatcaacttgtgtgtcatggggtgcccccctgcccccgtatataaaggagcaagggggggaggaggccggccctaggagggggcgcgccaagtgtggacctcccttgttggagtaggagaaggggaaagagggggagaggaagaaggaaaggggggctgcgccccttgtccaattcggaccagagggggggggggcgcaggcctccttccttttggcctctctcctctattcccgtatggcccaatagggcccatatactccccggcgaattcccgtaactctccggtactccaaaaaatacccgaatcactcggaacctttccgaactctgaatatagtcgtccaatatatcgatctttacgtctcgaccatttcgagactcctcgtcatgtccccgatctcatccgggactccaaactcctttggtacatcaactcataaactcataatataactgtcatcgaaaccttaagcgtgccgaccctacgggttcgagaacaatgtagacatgaacgaaacacgtttccgatcaataaccaatatctgaacctggatggtcatattggctcgcacatattctacgaagatctttatcggtcaaaccacataacaacatacgttgttccctttgtcatcggtatgttacttgcccgagattcgatcatcggtatccaatacctagttcaatctcgttactggcaagtctctttactcgttacgtaatgcatcattccgtaactaactcattagctacattgcttgcaaggcttatagtgatgtgcattaccgagagggcccagagatacctctctaacaattagagtgacaaaacctaatctcgaaatacgccaactcaacatgtacctttggagacacctgtagtactcctttataatcacccagttacgttgtgacgtttggtggcacccaaagtgttcctccggtaaacgggagttgcataatctcatagttacattaacatgtataagtcatgaagaaagcaacaacaacatactaaacgatcaagtgctaagctaacggaatgggtcaagtcaatcacatcattctcctaatgatgtgatcccgttaatcaaatgacaactcttttgtctatggttgggaaacataaccatctttgataaacgagctagtcaagtagaggcatactagtgacactatgtttgtctatgtattcacacatgtattatgtttccggttaatacaattctagcatgaataataaacatttatcatgatataaggaaataaataataactttattattgcctctagggcatatttccttcactactacCTTTtttctcttaatttgcaagatttacattgAGAGAAAAATTACAGGCAATTGGAATTCTAAACCTAAAAAAGTTACAACAGAGATACCTATTCTAAGGAGCTCCAAATGACCGAAAACTTCACGGAGTTTTTTTATTAAATTATAAAAAAAATACCAGAGCAAAGAAATGCCGGGGGGGGCACCAGTTGCTCACAAGGCAACATGTCGTGGCCACCCTCCTGGGTGTGCCCTGATGCCTTGTGGAGCCCACAGCTGGCCttcgatgcccatattctgctatatgaagggtttttccctagaaaaaaaataagaggaagactttcgggacgaagcgccaccgtcttgagGTGGGACCTAGGCAGGAtcacttttgctctccggtggagtgattctgccggggatacttccctccaagGGGGGAGGGGAAATCGACGTCACCAACGACCCTATCGTCgtggaggaccaatcttcatcaatatcttcatcatcactatctcatctcaaaccctagttcatctcttgtattcaatctttgtctcgaaaacctcagattgatacccatgggttgctagaagtgttgattacatcttatagttgatgctagttggtttatttggtggaagattaaatgttcaGAT
This genomic window contains:
- the LOC123160667 gene encoding uncharacterized protein, which encodes MEADGRKERETTAAAAQIYRGAASLGVSVQEGLQHAKASVVGSVQQAMAGSEEEAAQADLRAAKAQVEATDEAEAKKKHLAG